A genomic segment from Colletotrichum higginsianum IMI 349063 chromosome 5, whole genome shotgun sequence encodes:
- a CDS encoding Beta-ketoacyl synthase domain-containing protein: MEDIAIIGMACRFPGNATSPEKLWEMMVQKESAWSEFPKNRLNIDGYYHPSGDRQGSISFRGAHFIKDDIAAFDASFFSVMAEDAKAIDPQQRFLLEVSYEALENAGLRMEDLRGSPTAVYVGSFVKDYEQVCLRDMDWQPQYAATGTGNAIMSNRVSYTYDFKGPSMTIDTGCSGSLVAVHLAAQALRAGDCSIALAAGAGLIFTPNTMMPMTALNFLSPDGKCFAFDSRANGYGRGEGIGFVVLKKISDAVRDNDTIRAVIRGTHVNQDGLTTGITLPSKEAQVANIRSLYSKHNLDMKQTAFVECHGTGTQAGDFRELKAISETFGDARTTENPVFVGSVKTNIGHLEGAAGVAGLIKGVLTTEKGRIPPNINFEHGNPEIDFKNWKVKVPTDLTEWPVDGPRRTSVNCFGFGGTNAHAVLDEPAAYLAERGILANHNSVHDNKNNNTQPLQNEDASEGYATPKLFVFSSNERKGVSRLMDTHLEHITGLTNLTEADADNYAYTLGCRRSNMEWKGFAVANSFQDLTAKLFSTDEMSFLRSSRESKPKLGFVFCGQGAQWAQMSRELLVFDVFRESLTAASDYLKSLGSKFDLFEEIMKTKEESHIQDPQISQPSTTAVQVALVDLLRSCNITPSSVVGHSSGEIAAAYASTAITSEAAWALAYHRGQSASFLKTVAPRLKGAMCAARMTSSEANQYLENRDGGSDLQIACINSPQSVTISGDRSDVLHMRDELKSRQVLCKILDVDIAYHSRHMRLIEDSYMNSIKSILPEGVTENIPFFSSVYGKLLPQELLNPSYWADNLVSTVQFASAVKAMMGAGSRPDVLIELSPQATLKSALLEIISDHSPGFEPAYLPLILRDKDSAVTTLQAIGEIWARGHPVDMLKVVSKGADAQPCKTLVDLPSYPWNHSKTFWHESHTCTEHRFRKFGRLDLIGSPSPDATTFEPRWRGFFRVSENPWIQDHRVQKTIVYPAAGMVTMALEAASQLSQGMEDVLGFHLTGLRIERAMIIPSSAYGLEYSLNLKHLPAKAGADPEWEFAIYSKPEDGPWIRHADGNIRVRRQARALPFAISGHAQRYTEIRRLCDKSLPPRQLYEILDVVGLNYGPCFQNVVAISTHQNSCVSKVRVPDTKSKMPANFEHPHVIHPATLDAMFQTLFAIDSKPMVPSSIESIFVSATIPHGAGYDFTGFATAERHGLRDATGSVVMVSDEDNWDAPSVVVDGLHFTALPTPSVEDGGFIPNHRNLCSEIVWREDYTTAAADDFSDVLSLMAHKCPSLSVLQCGGNEQLAHKVLDILSEGVTMRLSRYTVTDMNTFSAIEKVYEKSPIPRLLEFRSRAHVMEHHARYNLIIRARDSDFGFNEASSLLLPEGVLLNEVSPPMTPTSTDSMVEAQLALEDPSYLRWSYNAEPENVIHCDVLDQHFEASLFVDKPNSATSPEVLIILPNASDTLVGGLAKSLSDVLLERGFRVSIGTQHGSDPKGKACIALLEVSGSFIYEWSEEMFCYFRSLQDAAHSLLWVTRGANRRPTNPRNAPIIALARTILSEDPQKTIITLDLDESTSLASCTLPKTVEWVLDSMLNGSGEAEFAEEGGQLYIPRLMPLKHLNKMIEDDSHVEIDLQAIFDHLKPMTEYEMVISKPGIADDSFHFVESSNTSEIGPYEVEIQTLSAALHLNDLHTAMGRTSDNRLGLDVLGIVYKIGSKVKDIRCGEQVLAIVPGAFKTAHRVDQGFVKPAPPPFECCQYTPSNLIAACYALCSVGRLTRKKRVLIHAGASSYGQAAIRVATLIGAEVFATVLGEGSEAQRATLIDSHRLPEDHILDANGDSFVADILRFGKVNVLYNTTQEHTAVSFKCVKPSGCVVQLAHNAGPAVSVPVTATTYVKLDLGLLLEEDPELVKNLFSIVDHFVFDYLRKSASLQCQPVHRFPMSNFKDAFTQIEREPYHGLAMMEANQDTLARVAREVQSRSLAEVIDPDGTYVLAGGLGGLGRSIAKLLADNGARKLVFLSRSGGSADAQAFVNSLDGVDAKAIAVDITDREALEALLPALGKISGVVQCAAVIRDALFEKMSHADWTAAFRPKAVGAINLVDVFGPDLSALGKADRCDLCGPWFLFLSSASGVIGNRGQANYAAANAVQDALAQSLPRAVSLDLGPVLEAGMLVEDEETLAKLRGAGFYGIRHRDFLTMVERAITGEVVTGVATPAQIVSGVGTGGLIRQNNPGDPFWSRSAMYSYMNTVDMPVTAPEEEYSGNGGLPSEADVKRMLAACSDTEAAAGIICTGLVQLMAKAMTLLPEEIDPERAPSAYGVDSLIFRNAGGVDVSVFEILGETSVRGLAGMVANRGNWQGEKERAASCA; encoded by the exons ATGGAGGACAttgccatcatcggcatggCCTGTCGGTTCCCCGGCAATGCGACCTCACCGGAGAAGCTGTGGGAGATGATGGTTCAGAAAGAATCAGCGTGGTCAGAGTTCCCCAAGAACCGCCTCAATATTGACGGATATTATCATCCGAGTGGCGACCGCCAAGGCAGT ATCTCTTTTCGAGGCGCCCACTTCATCAAGGACGACATTGCAGCTTTTGACGCATCT TTCTTCTCCGTCATGGCTGAAGATGCCAAGGCGATCGATCCTCAGCAGCGCTTCCTACTGGAGGTATCCTACGAGGCCCTCGAAAATG CTGGTCTTCGCATGGAAGATCTCAGGGGCAGCCCTACAGCCGTCTACGTTGGCTCATTCGTGAAGG ACTACGAGCAGGTTTGCCTGCGTGATATGGATTGGCAACCTCAGTATGCCGCTACAGGCACTGGAAATGCCATAATGTCCAACCGAGTGTCCTACACGTACGACTTCAAAGGACCAAGCATGACGATCGACACCGGATGCAGTGGAAGCCTCGTGGCCGTCCACCTGGCCGCTCAAGCTCTTCGAGCCGGCGACTGTTCTATA GCTCTCGCTGCGGGCGCTGGTCTCATATTCACACCTAATACCATGATGCCCATGACGGCACTCAACTTCCTCAGCCCGGACGGCAAGTGTTTCGCCTTCGATTCCCGCGCCAATGGCTATGGCCGTGGCGAGGGCATCGGTTTTGTCGTCCTCAAAAAGATATCGGATGCAGTCCGAGACAATGACACCATCCGAGCTGTAATCCGTGGTACCCATGTGAACCAAGACGGCTTGACCACCG GTATCACGCTTCCGAGTAAGGAGGCTCAGGTGGCCAACATCCGCTCCCTTTACTCGAAACATAATCTGGACATGAAGCAAACCGCTTTCGTTGAATGCCACGGCACTGGAACCCAGGCCGGAGACTTTCGCGAACTCAAGGCCATTTCCGAGACATTCGGCGACGCAAGGACAACCGAAAATCCAGTCTTTGTAGGCTCGGTCAAGACAAACATTGGCCATCTCGAAGGTGCAGCCGGAGTCGCGGGGCTCATCAAAGGCGTCCTCACTACCGAGAAGGGCCGGATCCCGCCAAACATCAACTTTGAGCACGGGAATCCCGAAATCGACTTCAAGAACTGGAAAGTCAAG GTGCCTACGGACCTGACAGAGTGGCCAGTTGATGGTCCTCGAAGAACCAGCGTCAACTGCTTTGGCTTCGGAGGCACTAACGCGCACGCCGTGCTCGATGAGCCTGCTGCGTATCTCGCAGAGCGCGGTATTCTAGCCAACCACAACTCCGTTCAcgacaacaagaacaacaacacacAACCCCTGCAGAATGAAGATGCCTCCGAGGGGTATGCAACTCCGAAGCTCTTTGTGTTCTCCTCCAACGAGCGCAAGGGTGTTTCTCGTCTAATGGACACCCACCTTGAACACATCACTGGCCTCACGAACTTGACCGAGGCTGACGCTGACAACTACGCTTACACCCTGGGATGCCGTCGTTCAAATATGGAGTGGAAAGGCTTTGCTGTAGCGAATTCTTTCCAAGATCTCACCGCAAAGCTATTTTCAACGGACGAGATGAGCTTTCTTCGGTCCAGTCGCGAGAGCAAGCCGAAGCTTGGTTTCGTCTTTTGTGGTCAAGGGGCACAGTGGGCTCAGATGAGCCGAGAACTCTTGGTTTTTGATGTCTTCAGAGAGAGTCTTACGGCAGCTTCAGACTACCTCAAGTCTCTCGGAAGCAAGTTTGATCTCTTCGAGGAGATCATGAAGACCAAGGAAGAGTCACACATTCAAGACCCCCAGATCTCGCAGCCGTCCACGACTGCAGTGCAGGTGGCACTTGTCGACCTGCTGCGGTCTTGCAACATCACCCCCAGCAGCGTCGTGGGGCACTCCTCCGGAGAGATTGCTGCTGCATACGCATCGACTGCCATCACCAGCGAGGCAGCCTGGGCGCTTGCGTACCATCGTGGACAGAGCGCTTCTTTTCTCAAGACCGTCGCCCCACGTCTCAAGGGCGCAATGTGTGCTGCCAGAATGACAAGCTCCGAAGCCAACCAATATCTCGAGAACCGCGACGGGGGCAGTGACCTCCAGATTGCATGCATCAATAGCCCCCAGTCAGTCACCATCTCCGGCGACCGCAGCGATGTTCTCCATATGCGAGATGAGCTCAAGTCCCGTCAAGTCCTATGCAAGATTCTGGATGTCGACATCGCCTACCACTCGAGGCACATGAGATTGATCGAGGACAGTTACATGAACTCCATTAAGTCTATTCTACCGGAAGGCGTTACCGAGAACATTCCCTTCTTCTCATCCGTTTATGGAAAACTGCTCCCGCAAGAACTGCTCAATCCTTCGTACTGGGCGGACAACCTGGTTTCTACGGTGCAGTTCGCCTCTGCCGTGAAAGCCATGATGGGCGCGGGTAGTCGACCAGACGTTCTGATTGAGCTGAGCCCCCAAGCAACTCTGAAATCGGCGCTACTGGAGATCATCTCTGATCACAGTCCTGGATTTGAGCCGGCCTATCTACCACTCATTCTACGAGACAAGGACTCCGCAGTCACCACGCTTCAGGCCATTGGTGAGATCTGGGCTCGAGGCCATCCGGTTGATATGCTCAAGGTTGTCTCCAA GGGTGCCGACGCACAACCTTGCAAAACGCTCGTCGACTTGCCTTCTTACCCCTGGAATCACTCAAAAACGTTCTGGCACGAGTCTCACACGTGCACCGAGCATCGCTTCCGAAAATTTGGCCGTCTGGACCTGATCGGGTCCCCTTCTCCAGATGCCACCACTTTCGAGCCCAGATGGAGGGGATTCTTCCGCGTATCGGAAAACCCTTGGATCCAGGATCATCGGGTCCAGAAAACCATCGTCTATCCAGCGGCCGGCATGGTTACTATGGCTCTCGAAGCCGCGAGTCAACTATCTCAAGGTATGGAAGACGTTCTAGGCTTTCATCTTACCGGCCTGCGAATAGAAAGAGCAATGATCATTCCATCATCGGCCTACGGTCTTGAGTACTCACTCAACTTGAAGCACCTTCCCGCCAAGGCGGGCGCTGATCCAGAATGGGAGTTTGCGATTTACTCGAAACCGGAGGATGGTCCTTGGATTCGacacgccgacggcaacaTCAGGGTTAGACGACAGGCTAGAGCTCTGCCCTTTGCCATCAGCGGACACGCACAGAGGTATACGGAGATTCGACGTCTTTGCGACAAGTCACTCCCGCCTCGACAACTCTACGAGATCTTGGACGTTGTTGGCCTCAACTACGGCCCATGCTTCCAGAACGTGGTCGCCATTTCGACTCACCAGAACTCCTGCGTCAGCAAAGTCCGCGTCCCTGACACCAAGTCCAAGATGCCTGCCAACTTTGAGCACCCTCATGTCATCCATCCCGCGACCCTCGACGCGATGTTCCAAACTCTTTTCGCCATCGACAGTAAGCCCATGGTCCCGTCATCGATTGAGAGTATCTTCGTCTCCGCAACGATTCCTCACGGTGCTGGCTACGATTTCACAGGGTTTGCCACGGCCGAGAGACATGGCCTCCGCGATGCAACCGGCTCCGTCGTCATGGTGTCTGACGAGGACAACTGGGATGCACCAAGTGTTGTGGTCGATGGCCTGCACTTCACTGCCCTCCCGACCCCTTCGGTGGAAGATGGTGGTTTCATCCCCAATCATCGAAATCTATGCTCCGAGATCGTTTGGAGAGAAGACTACACTACGGCCGCGGCTGACGACTTCTCCGATGTACTCTCGCTGATGGCCCACAAGTGTCCGTCATTGTCTGTTCTGCAGTGCGGCGGCAACGAGCAGCTTGCCCATAAAGTCCTGGATATCCTTTCAGAAGGCGTCACCATGCGGCTGTCCCGGTACACAGTAACCGACATGAACACCTTCTCTGCCATTGAAAAGGTATACGAGAAGTCTCCGATACCTAGGTTACTGGAATTTCGAAGCAGGGCTCATGTAATGGAGCACCATGCTCGATACAACCTCATCATCAGGGCCAGAGATTCAGACTTTGGCTTCAACGAGGCGAGCAGCCTTCTTCTGCCTGAAGGTGTTCTTCTCAACGAGGTCTCGCCACCCATGACGCCAACCAGCACCGACTCAATGGTCGAGGCCCAGCTGGCATTGGAAGATCCCAGCTATCTACGTTGGTCCTATAACGCAGAGCCTGAAAACGTCATCCACTGCGACGTGTTGGATCAGCACTTTGAGGCCAGTCTGTTTGTTGACAAGCCCAATTCTGCCACATCTCCCGAAGTTCTCATCATTCTGCCTAACGCATCCGATACCTTGGTGGGAGGATTGGCGAAGTCTCTGAGTGATGTGCTTCTGGAAAGAGGCTTCAGAGTTAGTATTGGTACCCAGCACGGATCCGACCCCAAGGGCAAGGCTTGCATCGCCCTTCTCGAAGTTTCTGGCAGCTTCATCTATGAATGGTCAGAGGAAATGTTTTGTTACTTCCGAAGTCTGCAAGACGCGGCCCATAGCCTTTTGTGGGTGACCCGAGGCGCGAACCGACGTCCTACAAACCCTCGAAACGCCCCGATCATTGCGCTCGCTCGAACAATTCTCTCCGAAGATCCTCAGAAGACCATCATCACTCTCGATTTGGACGAGAGCACTTCCCTAGCTTCATGCACCCTGCCGAAGACCGTAGAATGGGTACTGGATTCGATGCTGAACGGATCCGGCGAGGCAGAGTTCGCTGAAGAGGGAGGTCAGCTCTACATTCCGCGACTGATGCCACTGAAACATCTGAACAAGATGATCGAGGATGATTCGCACGTTGAGATCGACCTGCAAGCTATTTTCGACCACCTCAAACCCATGACCGAGTACGAAATGGTCATCTCCAAGCCGGGCATTGCCGATGATAGCTTCCACTTCGTCGAAAGTTCGAACACGTCTGAAATTGGCCCCTACGAGGTTGAGATTCAGACACTCAGTGCTGCCCTACACCTCAACGACCTGCACACTGCAATGGGAAGGACTTCAGATAACAGGCTGGGTCTTGATGTGCTGGGAATCGTCTACAAAATCGGCTCCAAGGTGAAGGACATCCGCTGTGGCGAGCAGGTCCTGGCCATCGTCCCCGGCGCCTTCAAGACGGCCCACCGTGTCGACCAGGGCTTCGTCAAGCCTGCGCCGCCCCCCTTCGAGTGCTGTCAGTATACGCCCAGCAACCTGATCGCGGCGTGCTACGCATTGTGCAGTGTCGGCCGTCTCAcgcggaagaagagggtgcTCATCCATGCCGGCGCGAGCTCGTACGGTCAAGCTGCCATTCGGGTGGCTACACTCATCGGCGCCGAAGTATTTGCGACGGTTCTGGGCGAGGGCTCGGAAGCTCAGCGCGCGACTCTGATTGATTCCCACCGTCTTCCTGAGGACCACATTCTGGACGCCAACGGAGACTCATTCGTTGCCGATATCCTGAGATTTGGAAAGGTCAACGTCCTTTACAACACCACCCAAGAACACACTGCCGTCAGTTTTAAGTGTGTCAAGCCAT CCGGATGTGTTGTCCAGCTCGCCCACAATGCCGGTCCAGCCGTAAGCGTGCCTGTCACAGCCACAACATACGTCAAGCTCGACCTTGGTCTCCTCTTGGAGGAGGACCCAGAACTAGTCAAGAACCTGTTCAGCATCGTGGACCACTTCGTCTTTGACTATCTGCGCAAAAGCGCCAGCCTGCAGTGCCAGCCGGTCCACCGATTCCCCATGTCCAATTTCAAGGACGCCTTCACACAGATCGAGAGAGAGCCATACCACGGCCTTGCAATGATGGAGGCGAATCAAGATACGCTCGCACGTGTGGCCCGGGAAGTGCAAAGCCGGTCTCTCGCCGAGGTCATTGACCCTGACGGAACTTACGTCCTTGCCGGTGGCCTCGGAGGCCTTGGAAGGAGCATCGCGAAGCTGCTTGCCGACAACGGCGCCAGAAAACTGGTGTTTCTATCGAGATCGGGCGGTAGTGCCGATGCCCAAGCCTTCGTCAACAGTCTCGACGGGGTTGATGCCAAGGCAATCGCGGTAGACATTACCGACCGGGAGGCTCTCGAGGCCCTCCTCCCGGCGCTGGGCAAGATCTCCGGAGTCGTTCAATGCGCTGCTGTCATCAGA GATGCTCTGTTCGAGAAGATGTCGCACGCCGACTGGACTGCCGCCTTCCGTCCGAAAGCAGTTGGCGCCATCAACCTCGTAGATGTCTTTGGCCCTGATCTGTCCGCCCTCGGCAAGGCGGACCGCTGCGATCTTTGCGGCCCATGGTTCCTCTTTCTATCGAGTGCCTCGGGAGTCATCGGCAATCGCGGCCAGGCCAACTACGCGGCTGCCAACGCTGTACAGGATGCCCTGGCCCAGTCACTCCCCCGTGCCGTCtctctcgacctcggccccGTCCTCGAGGCAGGCAtgctggtcgaggacgaggaaacCCTGGCCAAGCTTCGGGGTGCAGGATTCTACGGAATTCGCCACCGGGACTTCCTCACGATGGTCGAGAGGGCAATCACAGGAGAGGTTGTCACGGGCGTTGCCACGCCGGCACAGATCGTCTCGGGCGTCGGCACTGGCGGCTTAATCCGGCAGAACAACCCCGGCGATCCCTTCTGGTCCCGGTCGGCGATGTATTCCTACATGAATACCGTCGACATGCCTGTCACGGCGCCTGAAGAGGAGTATTCCGGTAACGGCGGCCTCCCGAGCGAGGCGGACGTCAAGAGGATGCTCGCCGCGTGCTCCGACACGGAGGCAGCCGCGGGCATCATCTGCACGGGCCTGGTGCAGCTGATGGCCAAGGCGATGACCCTCCTGCCGGAGGAGATTGATCCGGAGCGGGCGCCGAGCGCGTACGGCGTCGATTCCCTT ATCTTCCGCAACGCCGggggcgtcgacgtctccGTCTTTGAGATTCTCGGGGAGACATCAGTTCGCGGGTTGGCCGGCATGGTTGCCAACAGAGGGAACTGGCAGGGCGAAAAGGAGCGCGCAGCCTCGTGTGCGTGA
- a CDS encoding cytochrome P450 produces the protein MESSGVFTSIASNISGLQLAVCVIAGLFCAFYAVRPLLSPLRSIPGPFLARYTDAWFLWRVHKGHLEQDFVSLHRKHGAIVRYGPNRYSFKDLEAPKIIFGHGHSFLKSPMYHAFSAPGLQEWNMFAVQDAKVHAQLRRQLQHTYSLTALVSYEPYVDECARMFKQRLQEVSVAGLPIDLGHWLQCYAFDVIGLITFGSRFGFLDRGEDVHGVISALGTSLRDSTYLAPYPSLLVPATFLRGWLSGGKSGFDYVNGFAQRNIDRFRVDSKTAAGEPRPELEKGDGAGGMQSFLEKFLRKHEADPAGFTNMHVFSGCGANVGAGSDTTGISLAAIFYHLMRRPECYRKLRQEADAVQPARDKDFAFHETRDMPYLQAVVKEALRIHPAFGMPLERVVPEGGATIAGRFFPAGRRVSVHCWVENRNELIFEDPDEFRPERWLVEDETKLALMNRHWIPFGLGTRTCIGRHISMLEIAKLVPRIVRDFDLELRDGAGRPWETENMTFVKPNGFMVAVAARGG, from the exons ATGGAGTCATCGGGCGTATTCACCTCCATCGCTTCGAATATTTCGGGTCTCCAGCTTGCGGTCTGCGTCATCGCCGGGCTCTTCTGCGCCTTCTACGCCGTGCGGCCCTTGCTATCCCCGTTACGATCCATCCCGGGGCCGTTCTTGGCGCGTTACACGGACGCCTGGTTTCTATGGCGAGTGCACAAAGGCCATCTGGAGCAGGATTTCGTATCACTTCATAGAAAACACG GCGCGATCGTAAGATACGGTCCCAACAGATACAGCTTCAAGGACTTGGAGGCGCCCAAGATCATCTTCGGTCATGGACACTCGTTCCTCAAGAGCCCGATGTATCATGCGTTCTCGGCCCCGGGCCTGCAAGAATGGAACATGTTCGCCGTCCAGGACGCCAAAGTGCACGCCCAGCTGCGCCGGCAGCTCCAGCACACGTACTCCCTGACCGCCCTCGTCTCGTACGAGCCGTACGTGGACGAGTGCGCCCGGATGTTCAAGCAGCGCCTCCAGGAGGTCTCCGTCGCCGGTCTGCCGATCGACCTTGGCCACTGGCTCCAGTGCTACGCCTTCGACGTCATCGGCCTCATCACCTTTGGGAGCAGGTTCGGCTTCCTCGaccgcggcgaggacgtccaCGGCGTCATCTCCGCCCTCGGGACCTCGCTGCGGGACTCCACGTACCTCGCCCCGTATCCGTCCCTCCTCGTACCCGCGACCTTCCTGCGCGGCTGGCTGTCCGGAGGCAAGTCCGGGTTCGACTACGTCAACGGGTTCGCCCAGCGGAACATCGATAGGTTCCGCGTCGACTCCaagacggcggccggggagCCGAGGCCGGAGCTGGAGAAGGGAGACGGGGCGGGCGGGATGCAATCGTTCCTCGAGAAGTTTCTCCGGAAGCACGAGGCGGACCCGGCCGGCTTCACGAACATGCACGTCTTCTCCGGCTGCGGCGCCAACGTGGGAGCGGGCTCCGACACGACGGGCATCAGCCTGGCCGCCATTTTCTATCACCTGATGAGGCGCCCCGAGTGCTACCGGAAGCTGCGCCAAGAGGCCGACGCGGTCCAGCCGGCCCGGGACAAGGACTTCGCCTTCCACGAGACCCGCGACATGCCCTATCTCCAAGCCGTGGTCAAGGAGGCCCTGCGCATCCACCCGGCCTTCGGCATGCCCCTCGAGCGGGTGGTCCCCGAGGGCGGTGCCACCATCGCCGGTCGATTCTTTCCGGCGGGC AGGAGGGTGTCCGTACACTGCTGGGTAGAGAACAGGAACGAGCTCATCTTTGAAGACCCGGACGAGTTCCGGCCGGAGAGgtggctcgtcgaggacgaaaCAAAGCTCGCGCTCATGAACCGACATTGGATCCCG TTCGGACTCGGCACCCGGACATGCATCGGCAGGCACATATCCATGCTAGAGATCGCCAAGCTGGTCCCCCGCATCGTCCGCgacttcgacctcgagctccgggacggggccggccggccgtGGGAGACGGAAAACATGACCTTTGTGAAGCCGAACGGTTTCATGGTCGCCGTCGCAGCCCGCGGTGGGTAG
- a CDS encoding Major facilitator superfamily transporter codes for MAAQSSSGRQVSDHLSYPNPSLTDTAGFAAANFAPRRGFEYSAASRRKRMIRKVLIVTSLLLGLFLATLDTSIVATSLITISEEFGDYANAPWVLLAYLLTYMGCAVGIAKFSDIYGRRTLLFYSWLFFLLFSLMCACATSMPMLIIGRALQGVGGSGLYSLAQTCLLEHGPASNPPLMGALIGATLAVAFLLGPILGGAIVSKITWRWIFGINIPLGIAAVISISACYPRDRRAFTIFSMSGLRKIDYCGMAALFAASVFLVFAVERGGSPLHGWAHPSVITSFVVSGVNWVLFGISETYLFYKYCQYPDHVGCLHIEPVFPVQLAQRRPFMGGLAVTFLTGVPYVALTVIIPERMQVLEQQTPLQSGLYLLPMLGACALGSFLAGAICSRSNRSALVMIVASVAQLLGISLMLIVSPVDSSFVPAYGFTLVFGLGVGLVFGSATILSGVETDSTRDHAVAQGALAQARALGSCLGVATCTALFNKRLDALNKHLTQDQLEVLYQTPTASARWDRNLLRLVQNVYAAAFKDQTIFMIVVCSIMVVAALLAWENSPKPISCLAGHAQRADKTRLQREHDNDGTEMSDMASVRSV; via the exons ATGGCTGCCCAGTCTTCCTCCGGCCGCCAGGTGTCCGACCATCTCTCCTACCCGAACCCCTCCCTGACCGACACGGCCGGATTCGCCGCCGCGAATTTcgctcctcgccgcggcTTCGAGTACTCCGCGGCCTCTAGGCGCAAGAGAATGATCCGCAAGGTCTTGATCGTTACTAG TCTGCTCTTGGGCCTTTTCCTCGCCACTCTTGACACCTCCATCGTTGCCACTTCTCTGATTACAATCTCCGAGGAGTTTGGCGACTACGCCAACGCTCCCTGGGTTCTGTTGGCGTACCTCCTCACCTATATGGGCTGCGCtgtcggcatcgccaagTTCAGCGACATCTATGGCCGTCGTACCCTCTTGTTCTACAGCtggctcttcttcctgctcTTCTCTCTCATGTGCGCTTGCGCTACCAGCATGCCCATGCTAATCATCGGCCGAGCTCTTCAGGGCGTCGGAGGCTCGGGTCTCTACAGCCTCGCCCAGACCTGTCTCCTGGAACACGGTCCCGCCAGCAACCCGCCGCTGATGGGCGCCCTCATCGGAgccaccctcgccgtcgctTTCCTTCTGGGTCCCATCTTGGGAGGTGCCATCGTCTCCAAGATCACTTGGCGCTGGATCTTTGGAATCAACATCCCTCTCGGCATTGCTGCCGTTATCAGCATTTCCGCCTGCTACCCCCGAGACCGGCGCGCATTCACCATATTCTCCATGAGCGGTCTGAGGAAGATCGACTACTGCGGCATGGCCGCTCTTTTCGCGGCTTCCGTCTTTCTCGTCTTTGCCGTCGAACGAGGTGGCTCTCCTCTACACGGCTGGGCGCATCCCAGCGTCATCACCAGCTTCGTCGTCTCAGGGGTCAACTGGGTTCTTTTCGGCATCAGCGAGACGTATCTGTTCTACAAGTACTGCCAGTACCCCGACCACGTTGGCTGTCTTCACATTGAGCCCGTCTTTCCCGTCCAGCTGGCTCAGCGTCGCCCCTTCATGGGCGGTCTGGCTGTCACTTTCTTGACCGGAGTCCCGTACGTGGCCTTGACCGTCATCATTCCGGAGCGCATGCAGGTCCTTGAGCAGCAAACCCCGCTCCAGTCCGGCCTTTACCTTCTACCCATGCTGGGTGCCTGCGCGTTGGGATCGTTTCTCGCCGGAGCCATCTGCTCAAGGTCCAACAGATCGGCTCTCGTCATGATCGTCGCATCGGTGGCAcagctcctcggcatcaGCTTGATGCTCATTGTCTCGCCTGTTGACTCGTCATTCGTTCCCGCCTACGGTTTCACTCTCGTCTTCGGACTGGGAGTCGGCCTCGTTTTCGGCTCTGCTACCATACTCTCCGGAGTAGAGACGGATTCGACCCGGGATCATGCCGTCGCCCAGGGAGCTCTCGCCCAAGCCCGCGCCCTCGGCAGCTGTCTCGGCGTCGCGACCTGCACTGCGCTCTTCAACAAGCGCCTTGACGCCTTGAACAAGCATCTCACCCAGGATCAACTCGAAGTCCTTTACCAAACGCCCACCGCGTCCGCTCGCTGGGACAGGAACCTGCTGCGCCTCGTCCAGAACGTCTATGCTGCCGCCTTCAAGGACCAGACCATCTTCATGATCGTCGTCTGCTCCATCATGgtggtcgccgccctcctcgcctgGGAGAATTCGCCCAAGCCTATCAGTTGCCTTGCCGGCCATGCCCAGAGAGCCGATAAGACACGCCTGCAGCGCGAGCACGACAACGATGGCACCGAGATGAGCGACATGGCTAGCGTCCGTTCGGTCtaa